The Deltaproteobacteria bacterium genome has a window encoding:
- a CDS encoding response regulator, translated as DQLRSFASEVTRVAKQVGTEGKLGAQAEVPGVAGTWKDLTDNVNVLAGNLTQQVRNIAKVTTAVANGDLSQKISVEARGEILELKDTINTMVDQLRSFASEVTRVAREVGTDGKLGGQADVRGVSGVWKDLTDNVNFMAANLTSQVRNIAKVTTAVANGDLSQKITVDVKGEVLELKATINTMVDQLNAFAAEVTRVAREVGTEGKLGGQAEVPGVAGVWKALTDNVNFMARNLTAQVRGISKVVTAVANGDLSQKLTVDAKGEVAALAETINAMTDTLSTFGVQVSGVAREVGIEGQLGGQAKVPNATGTWRQLTDNVNQLAASLTTQIRAISEVATAVTKGDLTRAITVGAEGEVAKLKDNINQMIVNLRETTQKNQEQDWLKTNLAKFSSMMQGQKNLDTVSRLIMSQLTPLVSAHHGAFFMVDQDGAAPVLKLVATYAYKERKSVANRFRVGEGLVGQCALEKKPILLTRVPADYIQISSGLGEAPPLNIIVLPVLFEGEVKAVIELASFNPFGAIHQIFLDQLTESIGVVLNMIGANMRTEELLQQSQGLTQELQTQSKELTIQQEELKRSNSALGKQALELEEKAKQLEEQNANIEVKNREVELARASLEEKAEQLSLISKYKSEFLANMSHELRTPLNSLLILAKLLADNKDANLSEKQVEYAKTIYASGGDLLTLINEILDLSKVEAGKMQIEPRDIALTDLRDYFERTFRPVAEQKGLRFEVEIAAGIPTSIRTDPQRLQQVLKNLLANAFKFTDQGKVRLVMDTSYDRTDLESETLQRAAKVLRFSVIDTGIGIPRNKQKIIFEAFQQADGTTSRKYGGTGLGLSISREITRLLGGEIHVRSEPAEGSTFTLYLPDTYVAAEAEVESDTVVRTRARIAETEPAEEGVEAPPPRKSESPKPANFLTELASGVADEMVSRPIEDDREHLREGDRVLLIVEDDLKFARIMVGMAREKGFKAVVATRGDTGLALANELQPVAITLDIQLPVVDGWSVLDRLKRNPRTRHIPVHVISIVEKSRKGAAMGAFAYLEKPVSKEALEGAFDHIAGFVNKKVKKLLVVEDDVVQQRSIADLLRGEDVEVVAVTSGKEALEQLEGGGFDSLVLDLLLPDEDGSRLLEDIKTNPKFQDIPVVVYTGKDLSQKEEARLKRYAESVILKSGSSSPEKLLSDTALFLHRVEEKLPEKARELLRSQREEGESVAGKKVLIVDDDVRNIFALTSVLESHGIDAVYAENGKDAISALERNPDVDVVLMDVMMPEMDGYQTMRAIRSDPAHKALPIIAITAKALKEDREKCIQAGASDYLPKPVENDKLLELIRLWARA; from the coding sequence GGATCAGCTCCGTTCCTTTGCCTCGGAGGTGACGCGCGTCGCCAAGCAGGTAGGAACGGAGGGCAAGCTGGGCGCCCAGGCCGAGGTGCCCGGAGTGGCCGGCACCTGGAAGGACCTCACCGACAACGTCAACGTGCTGGCCGGCAACCTGACCCAGCAGGTGCGGAACATCGCCAAGGTGACGACGGCGGTGGCGAACGGCGATCTGTCGCAGAAGATCTCCGTCGAGGCCCGCGGCGAGATCCTCGAGCTGAAGGACACCATCAACACCATGGTCGACCAGCTGCGCAGCTTCGCCAGCGAGGTCACCCGCGTCGCCCGCGAGGTCGGCACCGACGGCAAGCTGGGCGGCCAGGCCGACGTCCGCGGCGTGTCCGGCGTCTGGAAGGACCTCACCGACAACGTGAACTTCATGGCGGCGAATCTGACCTCGCAGGTCCGCAACATCGCCAAGGTCACTACCGCCGTCGCCAACGGAGACCTGTCGCAGAAGATCACCGTCGACGTGAAGGGCGAGGTGCTGGAGCTGAAGGCAACCATCAACACGATGGTCGATCAGCTCAACGCGTTCGCCGCGGAAGTCACCCGCGTGGCCCGCGAGGTCGGCACGGAAGGAAAGCTGGGCGGACAGGCGGAAGTCCCCGGAGTGGCGGGCGTGTGGAAGGCGCTCACCGACAACGTGAACTTCATGGCCCGCAACCTCACCGCCCAGGTGCGCGGCATCAGCAAGGTCGTCACCGCGGTGGCGAACGGCGATCTCTCCCAGAAGCTGACCGTGGACGCCAAGGGGGAGGTAGCCGCGCTCGCCGAGACCATCAACGCGATGACCGACACGCTGTCGACCTTCGGCGTGCAGGTGAGCGGGGTGGCGCGCGAGGTCGGCATCGAAGGCCAGCTGGGCGGCCAGGCGAAGGTCCCGAACGCGACGGGCACCTGGCGCCAGCTCACCGACAACGTGAACCAGCTGGCGGCCTCGCTGACTACGCAGATCCGCGCCATCTCCGAGGTGGCGACCGCGGTGACCAAGGGCGACCTGACTCGTGCCATCACCGTCGGCGCCGAAGGCGAAGTGGCGAAGCTGAAGGACAACATCAACCAGATGATCGTCAACCTGCGTGAGACCACGCAGAAGAACCAGGAACAGGACTGGCTGAAGACGAACCTGGCGAAGTTCAGCTCGATGATGCAGGGCCAGAAGAACCTGGACACCGTCTCGCGGCTGATCATGTCCCAGCTCACGCCGCTGGTCAGCGCGCATCACGGTGCGTTCTTCATGGTCGATCAGGACGGCGCCGCTCCGGTGCTCAAGCTGGTCGCGACCTACGCGTACAAGGAGCGCAAGAGCGTGGCCAACCGCTTCCGCGTCGGCGAAGGCCTGGTGGGCCAGTGCGCGCTGGAGAAGAAGCCCATCCTGCTCACCCGCGTCCCCGCCGACTACATCCAGATCAGCTCGGGCCTGGGAGAGGCGCCACCGCTGAACATCATCGTCCTGCCGGTCCTCTTCGAGGGCGAGGTGAAGGCGGTGATCGAGCTGGCGTCGTTCAACCCGTTCGGCGCCATCCACCAGATCTTCCTCGACCAGCTCACCGAGTCGATCGGCGTCGTGCTCAACATGATCGGCGCGAACATGAGGACGGAAGAGCTGCTGCAGCAGTCGCAGGGCCTGACGCAGGAGCTGCAGACGCAGTCGAAAGAGCTCACCATCCAGCAGGAAGAGCTGAAGCGGAGCAACTCGGCGCTGGGGAAGCAGGCGCTGGAGCTGGAAGAGAAAGCCAAGCAGCTCGAGGAGCAGAACGCGAACATCGAGGTGAAGAACCGCGAGGTCGAGCTGGCCCGCGCCAGCCTCGAGGAGAAGGCGGAGCAGCTCTCGCTGATCTCGAAGTACAAGAGCGAGTTCCTGGCGAACATGAGCCACGAGCTGCGCACGCCGCTCAACTCGCTGTTGATCCTCGCCAAGCTGCTCGCCGACAACAAGGACGCAAACCTCTCCGAGAAGCAGGTCGAGTACGCGAAGACCATCTATGCCAGCGGCGGCGACCTGCTCACGCTGATCAACGAGATCCTCGATCTGTCCAAGGTCGAAGCCGGCAAGATGCAGATCGAGCCGCGGGACATCGCGCTGACCGACCTGCGCGACTACTTCGAGCGGACGTTCCGCCCGGTGGCGGAGCAGAAGGGTCTGCGCTTCGAGGTGGAGATCGCCGCCGGCATTCCCACCTCCATCCGGACCGATCCGCAGCGCCTGCAGCAGGTCCTCAAGAACCTGCTGGCGAACGCGTTCAAGTTCACGGACCAGGGCAAGGTCCGGCTGGTGATGGACACCAGCTACGACCGGACGGATTTGGAGTCCGAGACGCTGCAGCGCGCCGCGAAGGTCCTGCGGTTCTCGGTGATCGACACCGGCATCGGGATCCCGAGGAACAAGCAGAAGATCATCTTCGAGGCGTTCCAGCAGGCCGACGGAACCACGAGCCGCAAGTACGGCGGAACCGGGCTCGGGCTCTCCATTTCGCGCGAGATCACCCGCCTGCTCGGCGGCGAGATCCACGTGCGGAGCGAGCCGGCCGAGGGCAGCACCTTCACCCTCTACCTGCCCGACACGTACGTCGCCGCCGAGGCGGAGGTCGAGTCCGACACCGTCGTGCGCACCCGCGCCCGCATCGCCGAAACGGAGCCGGCTGAAGAAGGCGTCGAGGCGCCGCCGCCGCGGAAGTCCGAGAGTCCGAAGCCAGCCAATTTCCTTACCGAGCTGGCGTCCGGCGTCGCCGACGAGATGGTCTCGCGTCCAATTGAGGACGATCGCGAGCACCTGCGCGAAGGCGACCGCGTGTTGCTGATCGTCGAGGACGATCTCAAGTTCGCGCGGATCATGGTGGGGATGGCACGCGAGAAGGGCTTCAAGGCAGTGGTGGCCACCCGCGGCGATACCGGGCTCGCGCTGGCCAACGAGCTGCAGCCCGTCGCCATCACCCTCGACATCCAGCTTCCGGTGGTCGACGGCTGGAGCGTCCTGGACCGCCTGAAGCGGAACCCGCGCACGCGGCATATCCCCGTGCACGTCATCTCCATCGTCGAGAAGAGCAGGAAGGGCGCAGCGATGGGCGCGTTCGCCTATCTCGAAAAGCCGGTGAGCAAGGAGGCGTTGGAGGGCGCCTTCGACCACATCGCGGGCTTCGTGAACAAGAAGGTGAAGAAGCTGCTGGTGGTCGAGGACGACGTCGTCCAACAGCGCAGCATCGCCGACCTGCTGCGGGGCGAGGACGTCGAGGTCGTCGCGGTGACCAGCGGCAAGGAGGCCCTGGAGCAACTGGAAGGCGGCGGGTTCGACTCGCTGGTCCTCGACCTGCTGCTCCCCGACGAGGACGGCTCGCGTCTCCTCGAGGACATCAAGACCAATCCGAAGTTCCAGGACATCCCGGTCGTGGTCTACACCGGCAAGGACCTCTCACAGAAAGAGGAAGCGCGACTGAAGCGGTACGCCGAGTCGGTGATCCTCAAGAGCGGCTCGAGCTCACCGGAAAAACTGCTCAGCGACACCGCTCTCTTCCTCCATCGTGTCGAGGAGAAGTTGCCGGAGAAGGCCCGGGAGCTGCTGCGCAGCCAGCGCGAGGAGGGCGAGAGCGTGGCGGGCAAGAAGGTGTTGATCGTCGACGACGACGTGCGCAACATCTTCGCCCTCACCAGCGTGCTGGAGAGCCACGGGATCGACGCGGTCTACGCGGAGAACGGCAAGGACGCCATTTCCGCGCTGGAGCGCAATCCCGACGTCGACGTGGTGCTGATGGACGTGATGATGCCCGAGATGGACGGTTACCAGACGATGCGCGCGATTCGCAGCGACCCCGCGCACAAGGCGCTGCCCATCATCGCCATCACCGCCAAGGCGCTGAAGGAGGATCGGGAGAAGTGCATCCAGGCAGGAGCGTCGGATTACCTGCCCAAACCCGTGGAGAACGACAAGCTGCTGGAGCTGATCCGTCTCTGGGCACGCGCATGA